Proteins from a single region of Chlorocebus sabaeus isolate Y175 chromosome 7, mChlSab1.0.hap1, whole genome shotgun sequence:
- the MTHFD2L gene encoding bifunctional methylenetetrahydrofolate dehydrogenase/cyclohydrolase 2, mitochondrial isoform X8, with amino-acid sequence MTVPVRGFLLLRSRLGRVPALDRSTAPSVRAPGEPGSDFRGFRSSSVRTSREKRFHLPEVATVCLPTCPHPQSSFLYI; translated from the exons ATGACGGTGCCGGTACGCGGCTTCTTGCTGCTCCGCAGCCGCCTCGGCCGAGTGCCGGCGCTGGACAGAAGCACAGCACCCTCCGTAAGGGCACCGGGAGAGCCCGGGAGCGACTTCCGCGGCTTTCGGAGCAGCAGTGTGAG GACCAGCAGAGAGAAGAGATTCCATCTTCCAGAGGTTGCCACTGTCTGCCTCCCCACTTGTCCCCATCCACAGtcatcttttttatatatatag